A window of the Helianthus annuus cultivar XRQ/B chromosome 4, HanXRQr2.0-SUNRISE, whole genome shotgun sequence genome harbors these coding sequences:
- the LOC110933869 gene encoding uncharacterized mitochondrial protein AtMg00810-like — translation MEEGAKLVEKERYQRLVGKLIYLSHTRPDIAYAVGVVSQFMHQPQIAHMEVVCRIMRYLKGTIDHGVLFKSNGHLKIQGYTDADWAGDKGDRRSTSGYFTLVGGNLVTWRSKKQKVVALSCAEAEFRGIAQGLTEILWIRKL, via the coding sequence ATGGAGGAAGGAGCAAAACTAGTCGAAAAAGAGAGGTATCAACGGCTAGTAGGGAAGCTGATATATCTGTCACACACACGACCTGACATAGCCTATGCAGTAGGTGTTGTTAGCCAGTTTATGCACCAGCCTCAAATAGCACACATGGAAGTAGTATGTagaatcatgagatatctcaaaggAACAATTGACCATGGAGTCCTCTTTAAATCAAACGGACATCTGAAAATTCAAGGGTACACTGATGCAGACTGGGCCGGAGATAAAGGGGATCGAAGATCAACATCAGGGTACTTCACCCTAGTCGGGGGAAATCTAGTTACCTGGAGAAGCAAGAAGCAAAAGGTGGTTGCTCTATCCTGTGCAGAAGCTGAATTTCGAGGAATAGCACAAGGCTTGACAGAAATACTATGGATACGGAAGCTGTAA